ccaatggcgagcgGCCATGGCCATCCTCCATACAGATGAAGATAACAAAGCAGGTATGCAGGGTTGCTGGATTACGCTTGCAAAATctgacccggttgtgtgcagccggcctatagGCGATTTGttttacaaccccaattccaaaaaaagttaagattggatggcttccattgacttcaatagaagccgtccgtgcgggacccgcagtaaaacggagcatgctgcaattagtTTTCCAAAAGATCTGCAAATCCAATTTGCATGCGTAAATTCAGCTGTGTGCGCCCATGAtggtctatgggcggcttgaactgcggatcgtctgcGTTGGTGCCGCAATTCAATTCCAcccttggacattgggccttagtctcTACAGTAATGTGAGGGTCCCAGTCTTATTTGGGCTGTACAATGCAAGCAAAACTAATTATTCTTTGACCAAATATTCTCTAATGACTAATTACTATTTTAACTTATTCCCTTCAGCTGTTCTTGGAGTACAGTAACGGTTCTGGTGATTGTGTCCATACTTAATGTTTGCATTCATCTATCTCTGTGTTTTTACTAGGGCTCCCCAAAACTAAAGGACCTCAGCTTCCTGAAAGATCAGCTAGAGAGCCTGCAGCGTAAACTGGACAATGGAGGACAGGCCGAAGGGTCTCAGGTGAGACTTCATCAACGCTCTCTCCTACTCCATACTAGACTGCGCTCCCCACGGCTCCACTCATTGCTTGATGTCCATATTGTTGTGGACGATCAGTGGACATGTAGACGTCACCGATGGGTTATATGGATGCGTTATGTCTATACGGTTATTACAAAGTATCTTCCTGACTTGAAACTTTCCTAACTCACGTTTTAAATGATACATAAGtttgatatcaatgggagcaGGGACTCTaaaattttcatttagcaaaactgtctaaggccgtctcacacgaacgtatttgtaTTGCGTATTATGCGCACAATGTACGCGGTAAATGGCGTCAAGGAAAATgtattgattttcattgttccacttgcgtatatttattgtgtaTGCTACACGCGTAAAAAAGGGCACAGCCTGTTCTATTCTACAGCGTATTACACACGAgacccctattgttctctatgggtgcgttggAAATGCAGTGTATTTACTGCATAAGCTCAATGCACTTTCAGCAAAGTTGAACGTGTGTGTTGTCTACAATCTTTAATTGTCTTCCTCTCTTCTAGGAAGGAACTCTTCTGAGTTCTCCATTTTTCAAGGGATTCCTAGCTGGCTATATCGTTTCCAAACTCAGGGCTTCTGCTTTCCTTGGCTTTGTGGTAGGAACTTGCACTGGGATCTACGCCGCCCAAGCCTATGCGGTTCCCAATGTGGAGAAGACTATCAAGGACTACCTTGGTTCTTTAAGAAAAGGACCAGATTAGACTGGAAAGAAAGTGCTGATTCTCCTTTTTAAACGCTCCCTCAATGCTTTAAGTGCTTTATTGGACCTGTTCACAATATCGGGTACTTGACAGCTGTATACTATTGCAGCCTGTGCAGTTGGCTCATCGCAATGGCCAGTGGGTAATAGGGATTAGCTCAGCAGATGCAAGGTGCTGCTAAGTGCTTTCCTACATTCTACTTCTCTATATTTAATACATTGTGTTTTGGATGAAATGTTACAGAGCCGCGGAAACCTCGCCATCGATTGCCGAGCATCCGGGGAAACGTCTGGGATATAACTCTCTAGTTACCACATATATATCATACAAATGGCTTTCTTCTAGCTCTTACCGGACGTTCTGTCTGCACCTTTATTTCTATATCTTTCAATTGCATAAACACCTTTAAATTTGTATATAAATAAATGGAATGTGATGCCAACCATGGAAATATCCGTATAACCGCCTATTATATGGTTCAGCAGGGATGTTTGTTGTTAATATTAAGGGACCAGAGGAATCGGTACATTCCTCCGCCAGTGGGGTGCCCAAGGGTGCTTTATGGGGACTGATGCTAGCGGTATCTGTAGTCATTTACGGCTCTCATGCTCCTTTGATATCTTTGTGCAGAGTTGGTGGACAAATCCCCTTTAGTTCTTCTTCCGTCGTCCTCCTAATTGAAGTGTCCAAGTTGATGATATCAGCGGTGATGCTTCTGATGTGGGATCGGAAGTCCATGCCATTCCAGGTCTCCTGGCGTCTGGCCATCCCTTATGCTTTGCCAGCTATCCTGTACGGTGCCAATAATAATCTAGTAGTCCACATGCAGCACTTTATGGACCCAAGCAGCTTCCAAGTCTTGAGTAACTTAAAGATTGTCAGTACTGCTCTCATGTACAGCATCTTCTTAGGCCAGAAGCTCTTCCTCCGGAAGTGGCTGGCCCTGTCCTTGCTGACGGCGGCCGGTGTGGTCTACAGCTACGGTGGCATACAGGATCTAGAGGAACAATCGAGTGACGCCCATCTCTACATCAGCCTACAAGGCCTCCTCCTCATGGTCATCTACTGCTTGATTTCTGGACTGTCCGCTGTTTACACAGAGGTGACGCTGAAAACTCAGAGGATCTCGCTGAACCTGCAGAACATTTTCTTGTATTCTTTTGGCATCCTAGTCAACGTTCTGATCCACTTCACAGGAAGTCACAATAGCGGTTTTCTGGATGGGTTCTCCTTTTGGGTTTTGGTTATCATCATAAGCCAGGCACTCAATGGTTTAATTATGTCTGCCGTAATGAAACACAGCAGTAACCTCACCAGACTCTTCATCATTTCCTTCTCCATGCTTGTAAATGGACTTTTGTCTTACCTGCTGTTCCAGCTCCGGCTGACTCTTCTCTTCTTTTTAGCTGTTCTTCTTATTGGCCTAGCTGTCTATTTGTTCTATGGCATCAAATGAAATATCTCTGAAAGGTCAATCTCCTGATATCCATTTTACAGCACCAGCTGTGTTGTTTTATTACATTGCTTGTCTGTTACTCCTTTTGCTTTGGTTTGTATGTATTCTTTTACAGTGTttcccttgaaaataagccctagctattctacatgaaagggggaaaaaaagcaatacattacctagcaggcgccgtccaggtccctcctgctggtctccgcaGTTCCGGCAGGCTTCCTTCCAGTTCTCAGCCGGCGCCAGAAGATCGATTGCTGGTATCAAGGTTTGTAAaccacgcctccagcaagcgattgttcAGCTTATTGCTTTTGGAGCACGgcgattcagccaatcactgcggccctcgatgaatcaatcacagccatcgcattgaatggctgtgattggttcatcaagcgctgcattgattggctgagctgcagcgctcgaTAACAAATCAAAGCAGTCGCTTGCTTgaaggcggggtttacaaaccagCGGCTGAGAGCTGCAAGAAGCCTGCTGGAACTGTGGAGACCAGCAGGGGGGACCCtggcggcgcctgctaggtaagtatgataagaccCTGTgcttctttgggggcaaaaattaatgtcttattttcggggaaacacggtaggtcttTATGCAAACCAGAACAAATGAGGCTTTCTCCCAAATACTCCTCTTCTTTTGTAGAGACAGAAATGTCTGGGGAATATTCATTTACTAAGCAGTGTGCCAGTAAGTAACATGAGGGGCGCACGCAACAGTACTCAATACATGCCTACAAATCcctatacactatcttggcatgtttgCACGCCAAGATGTTGCGTGTTTTGCGCTTGCTATGTTTGTGAGGTACTGTTGATAGTAATGTGAGGTTAGTTACCGCATATTACACGCACAAGCCCGCGCGTGTAGTacgcggtaaaaaaaaaactctcctgAGAGAGAGCCTTAAGTGTGGCTTACATTGTATTCATCAGAATGGCACATGCTGCTTGATGAATATGCTGCCTGGCATGGATTACCTCCACGTctccatttttgttttctgatttGTATATAAATCAAATATTTGAGTGGACTTGGCTGACAAGAACCATTTGATGTAATTCGGGGTACgtttccgtctctctgttctgtttttagaGTAGAAGAAcagaattaaaactgaaataaaggTTTCTGTGTTTctcttcattgatttcaataggttttaaaaaaaaaaaaacaaaatactttCAGGTTGCTTGTTTCATTAGTTATTAcgatttttctgctccaaaaaatgTAACCGAGAGATGGAATTGAGACTGAAAGCCTAAAGCAGGTGTGAAAATACCCTCCACTAAATACCAACTAAAACactgtaaaagcccatttacacgcaacgattatcgctcaaaatttgttcaaacgactgaaaatgagtgataagGGGGGCAACATAGTAATAATGAATCGCGATATGTATAGAAACATGTGCTTAAGAATTTTGAAAGATAGATCAAATTATGAGGTCCTCCCGTATGATCCGACTGACTCAACCCTACAGGAGTTGAAAAATATCCTGTTGGAAGCCAAGAATAATGAACTCATCGATGACAAAGAGTTTTTGTATTTGTACTCACCAACTCCCCAGGTAGCGACTTTTTATAGTTTACCTAAAATCCACAAAGGTTTGAATCCACTGAAAGGTCGTCCTATTGTGGCGGGCAATGATAGCCTCACCCAGGGCATTAGTACGTATGTCGATACGTTGCTAAGGCCGTTTGTGGAAGCGCTTCCAGCGTATATCAAGGATACAACCGATGTCCTAAAACGTCTAGATGGTATAGTTCTTGCACCGGACACAAAGCTTGCATCACTAGACGTGGAAGCTTTGTATAGCTCCATTCCGCATAGCGGGGGCATCAAGGCGGTGGAGTTCTATCTCAATCAGAGGGACATACATCTTAAAGAGCATAACGATATGCTCTTAAGTTTCCTCTCGTTTGTTCTCACTAAGAACCACTTCCTCTTTGAGGGGaagcacttccaccagctcaggggtacagcaatggggagcccttgtgcccccagttatgccaacttgtacctgggctggtgggaggagacctcTGTGTTCATTGAGACAAACGAGAACTGGACGACATCGGTAGAACTCTGGGTCCGTTTTATCGACGACGTGTTGATACTATGGACCGGAGAAGTTGAGGACTTCCACAAATTCATCTCCCACTTGAACAACAACGAGTTGGGTCTATTCTTCACGGCAGAAATCGATCCGCAACGTATCACATTTTTAGATCTCCTCATAACAAAGTGTGACGATGGTTCTTTACAGACGTCAATCTACCGTAAAACAACAGCCACCAATACCCTATTACACTGGGAAAGTCATCATCCCAGATCCCTAAAGAAGGGGATCCCCAAGGGACAATTCATCCGAACTAGACGCAATTGTACATCTGAGGATGATTACGAGATCAAATCTAAAGAGATGAGTCGGAGATTTGCAGATAGGGGATACCCGCAGGAGGTGGTAGAGGTGGCTGATCAATTTGCCAAGAAATACAGGAGAGAAGAGTTTCTCAAACCAAAAAAACGTAATGATGCAGACACCAAGATCCGTCTTATTGGTACGTACGACGATCGATCACACGAAGTTAGGCAAATCCTGAGTAAATACTGGGATATATTGAGGAGAGATAAAGACCTTGAGGTACATCTCCCAAAAAAACCCATGATAACTTACAGACGTGGACGCAATCTAAAGGACAGATTGGTCCATAGCCTATTCTCTCCAAAAGAAACTTCTATATCCTGGCTAGGATCAGATTTACCCAAAGGAACGTATCGGTGTGCGGgctgtaaggcctgcaaatatatCCAACGTGGGAGGACCTTTAcaagttcttccacgggtaaacAGTACCAAATAATGGACTTTATAAACTGTAGGTCCATGGGCGTTGTATATAAAGCTACTTGTACATGTCCGCTCGATTATATCGGTAAAACCATCCGCCAATTAAGAAGACGAGTATTGGAACATGTCGGGAACATTGACCGTAGCGAAAATACAAGCCTTGCAATTCACGTACGTGATAAGCATCAAAATGATCCACAATCGTTAACATTCCAGGGTATTGAGATCATTCGAGAGAATGGTAGAAGGGGTAACGTAGATAGGAGATTAATGCAAAAGGAAACCAAATGGATTCATCGATTACAGTCTTGCGCGCCGAAAGGCCTGAACGAGAATTTATCATTTGCAGCATTTATCTAAAATTCTCTTCTGCATAAAATGGTGTATTACAGATCGAGAGGTTTATACAGTGTTTCTACATATTATATTCAGGGATAATGTGAGCATCATGGGGTATATTCCGTATATGTATTATTGGGATATGCAATTAGGTGATGAATAATTAAAAGATAACTTCTATGTATATATAATCATAGTATTTTATTAATAAGGGTCACCTAAATATATAATATGCGTCAAGTACCAGTGTATCCTTATTTATATTACTACAGTCCCATTTAATAATGGGGGTATATTCTTTAATGTGTTGGGTATCATATAATAAATACCTTAATACGTAGTAATTAATATACATAAGGTGTCAGTAAATACCTAATATAACCATGGTATATACAAGTTATCACATATTGCATTCTATATTGCACATATCCCACATAAAATAAGGGGCAGTTTGCATCAAGGTATACCTTAAAGATTATCCATATAAATTGAGCCCCATGAATATACAGATGTATTATCCCTAATAGAATACATTGTAACTTTCCCTTACTGTAGCGATTAAACACCAGTTTGCCTTCTTGTTCTAGGAAATCCCGTTCTATGATCGCCTATTCAGGGGCTATCCAAGCCCGGCTACGGGTCCGCGTCATCACGCCGTGCGTGGTTGCCGGGTTACGCGGCCGCCGCTGTGTCAGTGGTTGGCATGGTTGGCGCCGCGTCCCggactctactgcgcatgcgccgggacGCCGCTACAACGCGTCCCACCAGATGACAGCGGAACACTGtttgtcagctgattggctgTCCGGGACAAGCCCCCTGGGAAGGGAGGCGTGGCTTGGCACATATAAGCCTCTACCGGAGGTTTACTTACCAGCGCTGCTCATTTCAATACAGCCGTCAGGCTGTTTGCATCTAAGCCTAGACGGCTGGCTGTAAcaaaccatcctgatgatacagtgATGAATAAATACACTGTTGAAACGCGTCGATGGGGTTATTAGATTGGGGTTAGGGTTAACCTTGGTAGTCTTACTATTGATGGCAATTTATAATTGGGCCATTTGACTCCAATGTATCCCTGACTTTTTTAAGGGTGACATAAATCTGGAAACAGAGAGGGCACACAGAAATCCTGTAATTCATTAAGGGATTTTCTGTGTATGCACCTGTTAGTTCACCCTAGTGCTTTAAGAGCACGTGAAAAAAGAGCAGTTACGGCTTGTACAATTGCCGTTAAATGAAAGGAAAAATAGTCAGCACtgtaaaacacatatatatgtgcTGACTGTTCGTCCATTTTTATTATCACAAATATATTGGTTCTGCTTATTGAACACGGTATTTTCCTGTgccctgatttataaatcatAATCGGGTATAGGTAATAATCAATACCTAGTTCATTGGCAATGGTTGAGGCTTTAATAAGGGGACTCTTTACCATTTAAATTGAAATTAATATATCACTAATTCCCCATTGCATCATTAGTGGGGGAATTAAAGTGATACCTGTTAATGGTAATTGATCCCCACAGAGTTTCATTAATATTCTCTGAAGGAATATATTCCTTTAAGATTAAAGCTAGTGAAAATATCATTCACTATTGCTAGTTACTTCAGGATTTCTATGCCTTATACACCACTTCATTAAACTTGAGCAATATTATGTGGTGGCTAGGTCAAAAACTATGGTAGATATCCTCTAAGTAGAGATAACATAGAACCAATTGTGAGCATTAATTTAATAGAGGTTTTATCAAAAGTTGCTAAACAAGGCCTTCACGTATTTTAGTTTtgatattaataaaggttatattttagttttgtggttccctcggtgataggggTTTTTGAATTCTTAGGGAATTCCAACTGTCTCGGTGATTAGTTATATTTACACAATGGCAGGCTTCCTGTCAGGGAGCATCAATACGGCCTCGTGGTTGATGGAGGCCAAGACGGTCTTTTCTGATAAGGACATGAATACACAACTGCAGAGTACATCTATTAATCAGGCTTTTCGCAATATCACCAAAACGTACAAGGAATTTGTTAAGACATGGTGGGAGGTTCAAGCACTCTCCACATATTTGGAGAATAAAATTGTACCTCGCGGCTTGAGGATCCACCTTCTGCCACCCCCAAAATTAAGAACTTCTGAATTCATGAGTAAGTGGGAGAAGGAATCTACGGATAGTTCTCTGAGGCTTATGAATTTATTGCTAGAAGAAGAACGTGGTAACCTTGAAAGATTGAGTAGGGCACTGGAGGAACTtataaaggaaggaaaaaaatttgtggatgAATCAGATTATGAGAAAAGGGAAAATACACTAAAATTAACTATTGAAAAATATACTGTGTATTTGAAAGAGCGGAAACATCATCAGTATCAGAGGGACCTAAGGGACTTTTCTGAGAATAGAGTGTATGAGACAAGACAACAAACTGAAACAGAAATAAGTTCATCCGAAAGTGACTACTCTACCCATGAACCAACACGGAGACCAGGTTACATagggaaaggaagaggaagagggggATATAAAGCTAAATCTAGAGGCAGAGGGAGAGGTAGGGGGAGCTCCAATGATGatcattttttagggcaacccatTACCCATTATATGACACGGAATCGAAcagtgatggaaacgccacaaATATATCAGGCGCAGCCGCACCACCATTAAGCTTAGAAGTGGATGTTACTGGGAAAGATAGAGAGGATGAGTTACAAAT
The nucleotide sequence above comes from Eleutherodactylus coqui strain aEleCoq1 chromosome 2, aEleCoq1.hap1, whole genome shotgun sequence. Encoded proteins:
- the LOC136611252 gene encoding uncharacterized homolog; the encoded protein is MRCLDKMADDKGSPKLKDLSFLKDQLESLQRKLDNGGQAEGSQEGTLLSSPFFKGFLAGYIVSKLRASAFLGFVVGTCTGIYAAQAYAVPNVEKTIKDYLGSLRKGPD
- the SLC35A4 gene encoding probable UDP-sugar transporter protein SLC35A4, producing the protein MFVVNIKGPEESVHSSASGVPKGALWGLMLAVSVVIYGSHAPLISLCRVGGQIPFSSSSVVLLIEVSKLMISAVMLLMWDRKSMPFQVSWRLAIPYALPAILYGANNNLVVHMQHFMDPSSFQVLSNLKIVSTALMYSIFLGQKLFLRKWLALSLLTAAGVVYSYGGIQDLEEQSSDAHLYISLQGLLLMVIYCLISGLSAVYTEVTLKTQRISLNLQNIFLYSFGILVNVLIHFTGSHNSGFLDGFSFWVLVIIISQALNGLIMSAVMKHSSNLTRLFIISFSMLVNGLLSYLLFQLRLTLLFFLAVLLIGLAVYLFYGIK